From the genome of Saccharomyces paradoxus strain CBS432 chromosome XII sequence:
TCTGCACTTTTTCTCTAAATCTTCTCATTTTGGCCACGACTGGCGATCGAAGTACATCTACAGTTGGCGGGATATTTGTATACGGCTTGGCCGTTCCAACGGCTGGCTTATTGGTAGCTTTCTTTGGCGGTGATGACTGATAATCCTGTCGAAATTTACCAATTAGCGATAGAGCTCTGCTCTGAGAACTTGAACTACTCAAATTCGAAGGAACTTTCAGAGCCAAGCTATCTCGTAAGGATGGCTCAGTCGTAGCCCTTGGAGTATCCGTAGTATTTTTCACTAGTGACACAAACCCTGGATCTCTTTCTCCAGATGCATTATTTCGTGCCAGCGTACTCTTTCCAACAGGAGaattggatttttcaatgatggAATGTGGCGGCGATGCTTCAATCGCCGCTATgtccaatttttccataATGACTTTatcagaagatgaaatacTAACAGGGGAACCAGTGTTATTACCCATGGatgctttatttttaccttttttctcattttttactttctcAATAATCTTCAATGGTTTCATATCTGTCTCGGTATCACTGAGTTCTCTTTCATTACTCAATGCACCATGGGATGATGAAGTGGGTTTGATCTTTACAATCTGAGCAATATTGCAAAATGCAAATATCACTTCCGAAATAGAGGATTGAGTCACAATTCGTGGTATTAGGTCTTCATATGCAAGAGAATATCTTGTTGAAGTGATGGCATGAGATAGAGCGCTTTTCAGGTACACTATTTCGTTTTCTAAAGAATCGTGGAGTGAAACTGATGATAAGAGAGGTAAGAGATCTCCTATCAACTTTGCTATCTTAATTACAGTCTCTAGGAGAACTGGTAGACGCTTGGCGGTGGCATCTACAGGATGAGTTCGTTGGAGCGTATTTTGAAAGTAAACTGCAAAATGAGTTCGTAACTCTCGGAAGGCTTCAATGGAAATGATACCGTCTACGCTCATAAAATCATCGTTTATATTTACAGATTCAAACAATGAATCATTTAAATAGAAATTGAGTTCGCCCTTGTCTAACGTATTGGCATGCGTCATCACATCTAAATGATGtaaatttctcttttcaatttcggtgaaaatatcaaaaattaaTTTATGGAACTTTATATCGTTCAATCGAGATAGTTTAGATTGTgcttttcctcttttcaGATCAAGATCGTTTTGTGATACATCCATATTCGAGTTTGTCAatcttttcatcaattcATTGTTGACATCAGTCGCTAGTTCCCAAAATTGTACATTCGATAATTTAGACAGgtttttatcattatttcGGCTGTTTAGGTTCCTTCTTCTGTCATCTTCTGGCAGAGAAGCCTCtataattcttttaaaagTCTTATAATTCGATATTAGATCTATGATTTGATCATTCGTTAATTCTGAGCAAgtcattctttttgtttcGTTATGGCGACATTGTTAAAATCTCCCtactttattatttcaatttttgtATTCTAGGATTCAAATCATCACAAATATTCAGTTAAATAActctatttttcttcattttcatgttttttatttacccttcttcttttgttttacGCGTCTCGCGTTTTATAAActaatagtaataatatttaataatagtgtatgtttgaaatttttatatGTCTTTATTTCGCTAACGTAAAAAtcccttcttctttgtagGGACGGGCGAGTGGTTAACATTGGGAGAAGCGCTATTTATGGAAAGTTCCaactgcttttttttgtcctCTAAAGCTTTTAATTGTTTAgtcaatttttccttcatttcTTTATGTCTAGCAAACAATTCAGTTTCCGAtttttgtagttttttctccttttcgGAAActttttgttggaaaacTGTTTTCATTTCAATTTCTAGTTTGGCTAACTTGGCCTCATGTagagttttttcttcttgttgtttAGATATTGGATCGAACTCTTTGAAAACTGAATTATCTTGCTTGATACCAAGCTTGGCCAATTTAGAAGACCTGTAGTTTTCGTACAGTATCTTGCTTGTCCTTTCCTTCAATTCCTCCATGAACTGCTTgatcaataaatttttcaaaaggttGAAATCAGAGTGATTGTCATTATCAACTTCGATCACCCCCCATGGATAAGAACGGCCTCTCACTTGATTACCATTATAGTTCTCCACAAGATCGTTGGAGCCAATGACAGCATAAGGTAAGCTAGTGAACAGTCTTTCGGATAAGTGGCtattttcaacatcatcATTGGAATAAATTGGCGGCTTAAACAGTTCGATATTAGATTGAATTAACTGGTTCATAATGGTTTTCTTGAAACTTAAGATCTCTTCATCAGTCAAGATATCCGATTTAGCAATGACAGGAATCAAGTTACATTTCTCATAAACAGATTGCATGAACTTCAAGTCCAAAGGCTTCAAGTAATGACCTGTAGGTTCAATGAAATAAAGACATGCATGTATTCTTTTGTCGTTTATTGAATGCCTATTAATTTTGTTCTCCGCATCCAAATACTGATCGAAACGAGAATCAATCTCCTTAATGATCGGGTTCCACGACTCTTGAtcattgttcaaaaaatcacCAAATCCTTCAGTATCAACCACGTTCAAATTTAGTTTAACACCGTTTTCCTCAATAACCGACTCATATGACTTAATTTTGACCTTGTGTTTTTGTTCCTGTGCTTGGTTCTCGTGCccttcctcttcctcttgaTCATTCGTAAGTTCTTCCTCCCGGTCTTTCACTAAATTGGCCTCAATATCATCACTGTTAAATAAAGTTTTCATTAAGGTTGTTTTACCAATACCGTTAGAACCTACACATAAGAGGTTGAAACTGAATCCGTTCTTTATGGACCTTCTATGCCATTGCTTGGGTAAGTTTGCAAACCCTACATATCCATTGATTTGACGACGAATAAACTTAACCTCTGGTTGGTCAGGCAGAACTTGACCCTTCTCGCTCTGAGAGGAGGTGATGCCCATACCGAGGCTGGATTCCGCCTTCACGCCGGATTCAGCTGCGTCAAATGTCTCATTGTCGTCATTTTGCGTACCGTTCGTATATTGCGAGTCCACCCCATCATGGTCCTGCGGCTCTTGCTTGATCTGAACATCATTGAATTGATCGTGTTGACGCTCTTCTTGCTCTGGGTCCTGCTTAATGGACACTTGTTCCTCCTTTAAACTCATCGCAACGTAGTATGGTCCGGTGTGTTCGTTTAGTTGTCGTGTGATTCCAGATTTGGTATTTCTTTGATCTGCTTTCCTCGAGAGGTTTTGACCCAATACACAAAACAACACAAAACGCAATTGCTAAAACCGAGacaaaaaatggcaaaaaaCAGGAAGCGAAAACACGCCCCGCTATATCACCATACACGTAGATCATAAAAGacgaaaatatcaaattaGCCGCCCAGGTGATTCcttatcaagaaagaaagagaaaagaggaaactGGAGGAattccatatttttttacagAACGCGAGATAAATTTCACAATTACCAAGAATTAAGTTACTAAAGACGTTTCACACGCTCCCTTACACTGCCTTTTCTTGCAATTCTAGTGCTACTGCTGGTATCTTGCGTTTGACACTAGAATCGGTTTCTTGCCACCCCCAGGAACAATTGGCACACAAAACTAAATAATTGATCTTGCACAACCACAAGACATCAACAAGACTAACGGCGAACATTGCGGTCGCCGCCGCCCGCTTCGCGGagaaacaacaaaaaacaaCGATTATCGTTGTCGAGAAAAGTTCGAAATGTTGGCACAACATGACAAATAAACAGAGCTTTAACTATCGCACTCCGAATTTTgctttaaagaaaagcgTATAAATGAATTCTGAACAACTGCTACATCACTATGTTTCGGATTCCCTATTGACTGCTCTGGTAAGTTTCCAGGAGTTCAAGCAGCTGCTGCGATCGTACACGAACGACGAGCAGCAACTACGCCGTTGGTACAATTCGCTTCAGGCTAGAGACGCGCAGGTGGCCTCTGACTTACAAGCCCGAATCAAACAGTTCTTTATAGCGCTGCGCTCTAGATTACTGCGATTTCTGGAAAGCGATCAAATGTCTCACTCACTTAGCCTCGAGACACTGATTGACGGATTGTATAAGATTAATGATCTGTTGCAACAGCGTTTGCAGATTCTGGACGATGCTATCCATGAAAAGATCCTAGAACTGGCACAATTCGAAAATATGGTCCGCTCACCGACCGCCGGAGACAATGCCATTCCTGGCCTATTACAAATTATACAATCTTATATCAATCTATTAGAGGAGAATTAGCGGAAAAAACTAGCAGCAGACATCCTGGTCAACCTGTCCCACAGGGTATTCCTTGCCGATCCATTGAAAGGCTTCGTACGTTGAGTTCAGCTGTTTGTTGTCGTTCATGCAGTATCCGTCACCGCTCGTAATTTTTAAGCTTCCAGTGCGTTGCATCTCTGTAAGGAAAACCACACGTTTCACGCGAGAATGGATCAGGGCCATGGAGCACATTGAGCATGGCTCATGAGTCAAATAAACGTCGTAATCAAGGCATAGGTACGCGtttgattcttcatctACACCCTCCCTAAGTCTCTCGCCTACCGTGCGGATACCCACCATCACACTGTGGTCAATGGGCAGCGAGCTTTCGCAGTTTCTGCCGTCTTCTACCACCACTTTGTCCTTTTTCCTCGATGGGTCAACAAAAACGCTCACCACTGGAAACTGTTTTCCCGCCGCTGCCATATTCACAGACAAGGTCGACACATGCGATAGCTCATTTCGTACTTCCAGCATGTCTATTTTATAGTCGTTTAATATTTGATCATTGGGGTTGCCGTTCCAAATCAACGGCCAGTATTTTACAGACCATACATTGTTCAGTTCCTTTGTGCTAGGCGCAAACTCTGGCACCTTGATCTCATCCCTCagttgatatttttttgctcCAATCCAAATGCTCTTCAATTTATTGTCCATTTCGTTTTCGTGACGAATGTACTCTTTCGAACACAGCACCACTTCCAACGTAGAAGTCTCGACGTTTTTGCGGATCCTTTTCAAGTGTTTCAATGAAATAGGATcatttttctgaaaatcGTTTCGAATTAGCCTACTTTACTAGTTAGTTTACTTCAATAAATactaaaacaaaaaaaacattttaCATACTCAATTACTTTCTTTGAGTCTCTTGGCTCTATTACCATACTCCACACATTGACTGCACGTATATACGTTTGGAAGTTAGTTACTCGAAATCGTAAATTCCGTTGGATTTCATAAATACATACTTAACTTGGGTGTATTTAcatctttaaaatttctaaTTTGCAGAAGTCGATCTTCTATTATTCCGTTCTGATAATCGATTTTTAGCGGATTATTAACTTTTTTAACCATAACGAACACGCCCAAATGAATACAGTCCTTCAGAATGTCGAATGATATATACTTCCAGATGAGCTATTGATGATTCgcattaaaaaaaagagaaaaaagaaatcatgGCAATGGCACTAGTGAAgtgaaaaagtgaaaaactaaaaaaaaaaatttgagtaATTATACGTATGAGAAGCTTATATGAGTTCACCCAAGACAAGCTTAACATTGATTTAGAGACCTGCATTATTTACCaggaaaatttcaaatgtGGTCAGTTCAATGGCCTCGATGAAATTCTAACTACGTGTTTCATACTACAAAATTCGAGAAAAGTAGCATTACCATACCTTCCTGGTGACTTAAGTCACAAAGCAGTCATTGACCACTGCATTATTTACCTTTTGACTGGTGAATTTTACAATAACGTGCTAACATTTGGCTATAAAATAGCTAGAAATGAAGATGTCGACAATAGCCTTTTTTGCCATTCTGCAAATGTTAACGTTACATTATTGAAAGGTGTCCCTTGGGAAATGTTCCACAGTTTGATCGGTACAAATTCGTTCGTTgatttattgataaattatACAGTGGTTCAATTCAACGGCCAGTTTTTCGCTCAAATCGTGGGTAATAGGTGTAACGAACCTCATTTACCGCCCAAATGGGCTCAAAGAACGTCATCTGGCAATACTGCACAAATCAAACAATTGATGGGACCAGTGACAAATAAGCCATTCCTACACAGGCTCAAAATAAATTCtccctctttttttccttatgGCAAGATTCTTCCCTTATCATCATCCTTTAAAAAGCTAACTGACGTAAGAGAAACTATTTTCCCCATAAATTTGGTTAAAATTCCCCAAAGACTAAAGGTACGAATCAATTTGACGCTGCAAAAACTGTTAAAGAGACACAAACGTTTAAATTATGTTTCCGTTCTGAACAGTATCTGCTCACCATCGGAAGAAACCGTATCGAATTTGTCGCATTTGAGCAGACAATCACCAAAAGAACAAGTCTTGAGATTTATAATTGTCATTTTACAGAAATTATTACCCCAAGAGATGTTTggttcaaagaaaaataaatgcaAAATAATCAGGAATCTAAATCTTTTATTAAGTTTACCCTTAAATGGCTATTTGCCATTCGACagtttgttgaaaaagttaagaTTAAAGGACTTTCGATGGTTGTTGGTTTCTGATGTTTCGTTCACTAAGCAGAACTTTGAGAATTTAAATCAATTGGTGACTTGTTTCATTTCCTGGCTATTTAGACATTTATTCCCCAAAATTATAcagacttttttttattgcaCCGAAATATCTTCTACAGTGACAATTGTTTACTTTAGACATGATATTTGGAATAAACTTGTCACCCCTTTCCTTGCAGGATATTTTAAGAAATACTTGGTTGAAAACAATGTATGTAGAAACCATAATAGTTATACGTTGTCCAATTTCAATCATAGCAAAATGAGGAttataccaaaaaaaaataataatgaattcAGGATTATCGCCATCCCATGCGGAGGGGCagacgaagaagaatttaTGATTTATAAGGAAAATCACAAAAATGCTGTAGCACCTACTCAAAAAGTCCTAGAATACCTAAGGAACAAAAGGCAGACTAGTTTTACTAAAATGTATTCTCCAATGCAAATAGCTGACCGTatcaaagaatttaaaCAGAGccttttaaagaaattcaataatGTCTTACCAGAACTATATTTCATGAAGTTTGATGTCAAATCATGTTATGACTCAATACCAAGAATGGAGTGTATGAGAATACTCAAGGAGGCAttaaaaagtgaaaatgGTTTTTTTGTCAGATCgcaatcttttttcaacaccAATACAGGTGTCTTAAAGTTGGTCAATGTAGTAAACGCTAGCAGAGTACCAAAACCTTATGAACTATACATAGATAATGTGAGAACAATTCATTTATCGAATCAGGATGTTATAAACGTTGTAGAGATGGAAATATTTAAAACAGCTTTGTGGGTCGAAGATAAGTGCTACTTGAGAGAAGATGGACTCTTTCAAGGTTCTAGTTTATCTGCACCGATTGTTGATCTGATGTATGACGATCTTTTAGAGTTTTATGGCGAGTTCAAAACCTGTCCTAACCAGGATACATTAATTTTAAGATTGGCTGACGATTTCCTCATAATATCAACAGACCAGCagcaaataataaatatcaaaaatcttGCCTCCGGCGGATTTCAGAAATATAATGCTAAAGCCAATGAAGACAAGATTTTGGCTGTAAGCTCCCACTCGGATGATGATACGGTTATTCAATTCTGTGCAATGCACATATTCGTTAAAAAATTGGAGGTTTGGAAACATTCAAGCACGATgaacaatttcaatatcCGTTCAAGTTCAAGCAAGAGAATATTCCGAAGTTTAATAGCACTGTTTAACACTAGAATCTCCTATAAAACAGTTGATTCTAATCTGAATTCAACAACCACCGTTCTCATGCAAATTCATCATGTCGTGAAGAACATTTCTGAAGGTTATAAATCTGCTTTTAAGGATCTATCAATAAACGATAGGGAAAGCATgcaattttcttcgttCTTACTACGTATAATTGAAATGACAGTAGATGCTTGTCCAATTACGAAATGCGATCCTTTAATAGAGTATGAAGTACGATTCGCCATATTGAATGGATTTTTGGAAAGCCTCTCTTCAAATGCatcaaaattcaaaaataatattattcttttgagAAAGGAAATTCAACATCTGCAAccacatatatatacatagtTAATTGGTAACATTAATATATGAAAATACAAACGGCTTATGATGCCGATTAGGAAATTATTACTGCAAAACCCCGTAACAAACGGAAAAGCactgatttcttttctcattGAGTTCCATAGAAACAAGTGTGTTCAACCGAACCCGGGCCCGAAATATGCTCTcagattttcttcatccttttgctttcttatcctttctatttcttcaaagccCCCCGACTTTTTCAGGTTTGAATTTCCCACAAAATTTTCCAGTTCATCGTCGAATTCATTACTAGCTTTGAGTTTTCTTTCCATCTCCCACATCTTTTCGGCCTTGTCAATCGCTTCAACCCTGCCATCATGGTCAGGGTTTAAAGATTGAACGGCAACCATGACCTGTTCCCTAACCTGATTGAATGTACCCGGCCTCATAATGGGCAAAATAGGATTACTTTTTGATCTTAAAGGGTTTTTCTCTTGCTCTTCACAACATAACTTGATAAGATCGAAAGTCTCCAATGCCTTACCCAGGTCTTCCTTCAAGTCTAGAATCAACTCTTCCTGTAACGTAAGAAACTGCTGTTCTTCGCAAACCTTATCCAGCTCGGCTTCCCACgtttttttccaatgcGGCTTTTCAGTATCAACAAACTCCTGTAGTTTGAGTAGACCTGCTTGAGCACTCTCTAAATCCTTAGATACAGTTTCCAACTTCTTTTTAGCGGGCTGAGACCTACGCTCAGCAACGTCTTTCCTCATGATTTCGATCACATCTTGCAAATCATCTACTTTACTTAGCAGAGTATCCGATAAATCGCCGAGTTCGGTCTGTGATTTTTCCATGTATATCCTATTAGAAGAATCTTTGGCAGAAAATGACAAAGATTTGAACTTGTCGACCTTTTGCAAAATGTTAAAAATGGTCTGATTAATATGTGACCTATTAATATTGTGCActtgtttaatttttcccAGTTCATACTGAATATCCTTGACCGttttatcatcttctttcttgtttggCCCGGGATATTTGTGTTCATTAGCTTCGAGGCCAGATTGTGGTAAAACTTCCGTTTGCCTGCCATTAGTTGCAGAACCAAAACTCATTTCCTTTAAGCGCCTTATTATATCATTCTGActatttgatatttcaatCTTAACTGTGTCAATAAAATCTTTAATCATTTCATTGGAGTCCTCTTGAAGCTTCAACTCGATAACGAATCCTTCTTTAATATCGTGAAGATTTAGTTCCTCTAATTCATAAAATACTCCATATTGGGGATccataatatatatatccGGGAAGGAATTTGCACCGGGAGAATACGTAAAGCGCTCAACAAATAGCAGTCTTAACGCATTTTTTGTAGTTGGAAGTTGTATACGACACTTCTTTGTTTTGTCTCcgattttcaaaaatactgGGGAAGCACCATTCATAGCTTTATCTGGTGAGGTTGTAACAACGCTGGATAATCTTCGCGGAGAAGCACCTGAATTCTCAATGGGCAATGACATTTTAGCCAATGGGTTCGCCCTTGGTACATTGTCAATGCTTTTACCCTTGTTTTCGGCGGAGGTACTATTactatcattttcattgtcGTTATTGCCGTATAACTTTGATTTTCTGACTGTTTCCTCCAGATGCAACATCGAAGGTGAAGGTGTTGCCATAAGaccagcagcagcagcagcttCCGTCGTAGACTGGTTAGTCAATTTGGCCATATGGTATGCAGAGTATCTCTTTGAGGCTCTCCTTTGTAAATTGGTTcccttcttcaattgcgAGAGTgcatcatcgtcatcagATGCGCTTGAGGCATTGTTGGATTTAAGGATTGGTTTAGAATTAGCTGTTGGTTTTGTCACAGTTGCCTGCGCTGACTGAGCAGATGGTGTTCCCGTGGAAGTAGAATTCACTCTTTCCCtgtatatattttctttcgcATCACTTTGTCTTTGATCACGTACAATGCTGCTTTTTCTGCTACTAAATGGAGTCCCCTCACGGGTGCTTTCACTTCCCAATGAAAGGTTACTAGTGAAGGAAGGATTTTGTTGGTGATGCGATTTTATACTTATCCGATGCTCCTGCTgcatattcttcaaaattgcCTGTTTGACCTTTAGTTTGTCCAAAAGTGTCACTATAATCTCTCTAATTTTTGGTAGATGTTTATTCAAAGTTTCGTCAGATGGAGGTTCCCTTAATGTTACTTCCAATACACGTCTTAAAGCCATTGGTACATCACCAACATCTGACATGTCAACTTTCGCATGCATGAAGAATTTCGATACAACTTTAAAATCATTGCCCAACTGAACGTATGCATCAGATACTGATCTTCCCGAGGTTGCGCCCTTAGACCATTGTGTTAAAACTTGGAGGAGGTGCTTGGTGGACATCAACAACTTTGTTACTGTCGTTTCAATACTACTGCTGCTAGACGCAGTTCTTTTAATCTTCGAGGTACCAGAGGCAGATTCATCTGCAGCCATCttcatttaattttataaaatggTGAGGTTAACTACAACAATTCCGACTAGAAGTTTCTATACTTTTCCCCTTTTCTTGTGTTTGTTTTGATGGCATTATCTCAAGAATGAATAAATAGTGTGCTGGAATTCGTTCATCTCGGCTAGCGAGATATCTTCAAAGAGTAAAGCGCATCTGTGTTTAAAATCAAACTCAAGAAGTGAAAAAGTGGAGTAAAAGACAGGAATTGCCGATTTGAAGTGTAGCAGCAGCGCCAGCAGATAAGCTTATGGATGTTGATGAACCAAATCCTACTGTAATATCAGATTCTGAAGCCGCTGATGAGGAAATTAGTGTCATATACAGACCCGAATTCAATGAAGATTATTTTTGGGCGGAAGAAAATGTCCAAGGAACAAGCAGATCACAGAAAATTGTTAATGAGGGATTGAGCTTGGATTCTACCGCTGGAGAATCTTGTCCTCCTTCCGTAATAGCTGATACACAGGTTACCACAGGCCTTCGGTGGTCTTTGAGAAAGAGGAAAGCTATTCAAAAGATGCCATACAGTTTAGAACGGATAAAGCACAGGCAGTTACTAGAGGGCTATGATATAACTAGTTTTGATACCATTTCCAATCAGTTGATTTTACCAAATAACACTTCTACAGTGACTCACTCAAATAATATTTCGCTTACAAAGAGAACAGATAAACCCTTCGCTGATCAGGAAAGTGTTACAATCGACTCTATTGGATCCGAGAATGATTCGATTGAATCTCAAAGGTATGAtagtgatgaagaaataccAAGGAAAAGGCATCGTAATTCTAAAGGTTCCGACGAGAATAAAATGTTTCAATCAGACGATTCTATAGAAAACGAACAAGACTTTGCTAGTACAAATTTACAGGATGCTCAGGATGATGAAGTGATCTTTAGGGGAAGAGTATTGAATGTAAAAACTGGTTATCGTGGGGTTTTGCCGAGAGTTGCTTGGGAGAAGTCGTTGCAAAAGCAGCAGTCTTCAAAAGTTacgaaaagaaagactCGACTATTAAACCATAAGGGGGTGGCCAGgcgaaaaataaataagagTACCCgtattgaagatgaagaacaaaatttATTGAGTGATCTTATTGCACCTGATGACGAACaggatattgaagaagatgctCCTCCAGATATATACTTAGGAAACCTTTCAGAGGATCGTAAGGCTAATGAAAGggaattgaaagaattacAGGAATATTACGAAAGCAAGTACagtgaagatgaagagtCGGCTAGAACGTCTGGTTTTAATCTCAATGGGGGATATCGCAACGAACCGGTATATGAACTAGAATATGACGGACCAGAGAGCTGCCTTCCTCATGTATCTTATAAGGACCAGCctattatttatttgaattcaCAGCACTCGGATAGCGGATTTAGTGAGCAATACGACATTTCTGGCGAAGATAATCGAAGTGTAATATCCCTAGACGCTGCTGAAGAGCATAATGATGGTATAATTGACAAAATGCTGGTTAAAgctaaaagaaataaatctACTACTGATTTTAATGCTTTGAATGCtaaaaggaagaaagtgAGAAGGTATAAGTACAAATACCACAATTCTTGCGCGCATCCAACCACAAGGGCTATCAAGGTTGGAAAACGGTCGGCGCATAAATCGCACTTGATAACTAATAGAAATCCAGTTTCAGTTATTCCTAAGGGGAATCATGTCATTGATGAATATCTTTTTGAGCCCTCAGACCCCCAATCCCTAGAACTCGATGAAAACTCTTCTATTAAATcactgaaaaagaaaaagaagaagaagaaaacccCTGTATACCCAAGTTTGTCCACTGATCTTGAGTTGAGGCGAAAACCAGTTTTCAATACTGTTATCGAAATTCCCACGAACCGGTACGCTTTCACAAAGCCAAATGTGCGCAATAAGAACAACATTAATTATGGCATGGAAATTGAGGAAGAAGACATAAATCATGAACTTGGACCAATAATGGTCGTTCTTGACTCAATT
Proteins encoded in this window:
- the NKP2 gene encoding Nkp2p (Central kinetochore protein and subunit of the Ctf19 complex~similar to YLR315W); amino-acid sequence: MNSEQLLHHYVSDSLLTALVSFQEFKQLLRSYTNDEQQLRRWYNSLQARDAQVASDLQARIKQFFIALRSRLLRFLESDQMSHSLSLETLIDGLYKINDLLQQRLQILDDAIHEKILELAQFENMVRSPTAGDNAIPGLLQIIQSYINLLEEN
- the TAD3 gene encoding Tad3p (Subunit of tRNA-specific adenosine-34 deaminase~similar to YLR316C) is translated as MDNKLKSIWIGAKKYQLRDEIKVPEFAPSTKELNNVWSVKYWPLIWNGNPNDQILNDYKIDMLEVRNELSHVSTLSVNMAAAGKQFPVVSVFVDPSRKKDKVVVEDGRNCESSLPIDHSVMVGIRTVGERLREGVDEESNAYLCLDYDVYLTHEPCSMCSMALIHSRVKRVVFLTEMQRTGSLKITSGDGYCMNDNKQLNSTYEAFQWIGKEYPVGQVDQDVCC
- the CDC3 gene encoding septin CDC3 (Component of the septin ring that is required for cytokinesis~similar to YLR314C), whose amino-acid sequence is MSLKEEQVSIKQDPEQEERQHDQFNDVQIKQEPQDHDGVDSQYTNGTQNDDNETFDAAESGVKAESSLGMGITSSQSEKGQVLPDQPEVKFIRRQINGYVGFANLPKQWHRRSIKNGFSFNLLCVGSNGIGKTTLMKTLFNSDDIEANLVKDREEELTNDQEEEEGHENQAQEQKHKVKIKSYESVIEENGVKLNLNVVDTEGFGDFLNNDQESWNPIIKEIDSRFDQYLDAENKINRHSINDKRIHACLYFIEPTGHYLKPLDLKFMQSVYEKCNLIPVIAKSDILTDEEILSFKKTIMNQLIQSNIELFKPPIYSNDDVENSHLSERLFTSLPYAVIGSNDLVENYNGNQVRGRSYPWGVIEVDNDNHSDFNLLKNLLIKQFMEELKERTSKILYENYRSSKLAKLGIKQDNSVFKEFDPISKQQEEKTLHEAKLAKLEIEMKTVFQQKVSEKEKKLQKSETELFARHKEMKEKLTKQLKALEDKKKQLELSINSASPNVNHSPVPTKKKGFLR
- the SPH1 gene encoding Sph1p (Protein involved in shmoo formation and bipolar bud site selection~similar to YLR313C), with amino-acid sequence MTCSELTNDQIIDLISNYKTFKRIIEASLPEDDRRRNLNSRNNDKNLSKLSNVQFWELATDVNNELMKRLTNSNMDVSQNDLDLKRGKAQSKLSRLNDIKFHKLIFDIFTEIEKRNLHHLDVMTHANTLDKGELNFYLNDSLFESVNINDDFMSVDGIISIEAFRELRTHFAVYFQNTLQRTHPVDATAKRLPVLLETVIKIAKLIGDLLPLLSSVSLHDSLENEIVYLKSALSHAITSTRYSLAYEDLIPRIVTQSSISEVIFAFCNIAQIVKIKPTSSSHGALSNERELSDTETDMKPLKIIEKVKNEKKGKNKASMGNNTGSPVSISSSDKVIMEKLDIAAIEASPPHSIIEKSNSPVGKSTLARNNASGERDPGFVSLVKNTTDTPRATTEPSLRDSLALKVPSNLSSSSSQSRALSLIGKFRQDYQSSPPKKATNKPAVGTAKPYTNIPPTVDVLRSPVVAKMRRFREKVQKFGPNSGLGLRISTSEEDVKNSNVKLIAHNASINNLVEFVEIKAKIVLPLAQEILNDIQACKSKAFKTSGSIPSLCQDSIKIIPILESLVDMTAKVIVQKDFKRDFSRHSEEIVEGLTDCSQRLSELCTNECNSTNFSSKRFYQKLAEILLDITKRTKKLVKCVEMANEQTLS
- the EST2 gene encoding telomerase reverse transcriptase (Reverse transcriptase subunit of the telomerase holoenzyme~similar to YLR318W); its protein translation is MRSLYEFTQDKLNIDLETCIIYQENFKCGQFNGLDEILTTCFILQNSRKVALPYLPGDLSHKAVIDHCIIYLLTGEFYNNVLTFGYKIARNEDVDNSLFCHSANVNVTLLKGVPWEMFHSLIGTNSFVDLLINYTVVQFNGQFFAQIVGNRCNEPHLPPKWAQRTSSGNTAQIKQLMGPVTNKPFLHRLKINSPSFFPYGKILPLSSSFKKLTDVRETIFPINLVKIPQRLKVRINLTLQKLLKRHKRLNYVSVLNSICSPSEETVSNLSHLSRQSPKEQVLRFIIVILQKLLPQEMFGSKKNKCKIIRNLNLLLSLPLNGYLPFDSLLKKLRLKDFRWLLVSDVSFTKQNFENLNQLVTCFISWLFRHLFPKIIQTFFYCTEISSTVTIVYFRHDIWNKLVTPFLAGYFKKYLVENNVCRNHNSYTLSNFNHSKMRIIPKKNNNEFRIIAIPCGGADEEEFMIYKENHKNAVAPTQKVLEYLRNKRQTSFTKMYSPMQIADRIKEFKQSLLKKFNNVLPELYFMKFDVKSCYDSIPRMECMRILKEALKSENGFFVRSQSFFNTNTGVLKLVNVVNASRVPKPYELYIDNVRTIHLSNQDVINVVEMEIFKTALWVEDKCYLREDGLFQGSSLSAPIVDLMYDDLLEFYGEFKTCPNQDTLILRLADDFLIISTDQQQIINIKNLASGGFQKYNAKANEDKILAVSSHSDDDTVIQFCAMHIFVKKLEVWKHSSTMNNFNIRSSSSKRIFRSLIALFNTRISYKTVDSNLNSTTTVLMQIHHVVKNISEGYKSAFKDLSINDRESMQFSSFLLRIIEMTVDACPITKCDPLIEYEVRFAILNGFLESLSSNASKFKNNIILLRKEIQHLQPHIYT